A single region of the Brachypodium distachyon strain Bd21 chromosome 3, Brachypodium_distachyon_v3.0, whole genome shotgun sequence genome encodes:
- the LOC100831360 gene encoding prefoldin subunit 1 — MADEVNRAAFVELQARMIETKGKIKQLQAQTRSKESEKKRAYLTLEELRQLPDDTNTYKTIGKVFILEPRSVLMNEQEQKLNDSETAIASMQTSEEYLEKQLAEVENNIRELLQQDPGLMRQILSMTVQ; from the exons ATGGCGGACGAAGTCAACAGAGCG GCTTTCGTGGAGCTGCAGGCCCGGATGATCGAAACCAAAGGGAAGATCAAGCAG TTACAAGCACAAACCCGTTCTAAAGAGAGCGAAAAGAAGCGTGCTTACCTTACACTAGAGGAACTCCGCCAATTGCCAGATGATACAAACACGTACAAGACGATTG GAAAAGT GTTTATTTTGGAGCCAAGATCAGTTCTTATGAATGAGCAAGAGCAGAAGCTAAACGACAGTGAGACTGCAATAGCATCGATGCAG ACTTCGGAAGAATATCTTGAGAAACAGCTGGCAGAAGTGGAGAACAACATTAGGGAGCTACTTCAGCAGGACCCTGGGCTCATGCGCCAGATTCTCTCAATGACTGTTCAGTAA